From Macaca mulatta isolate MMU2019108-1 chromosome 1, T2T-MMU8v2.0, whole genome shotgun sequence, the proteins below share one genomic window:
- the TMEM81 gene encoding transmembrane protein 81 (The RefSeq protein has 1 substitution compared to this genomic sequence) produces MKILATSFALGSLGLAFYLPLVVTTPKTLAIPEKLQEAVGKVIISATTCTVTCGLGYKEETVCEVGPDGVRRKCQTQRLECLTNWICGMLHFTILIGKEFELSCLSSDVLEIGQEAFRFTWRLARGIISTDDEVFKPFRANSHFVKFKYAQEYDSGTYRCDVQLLKNLRLVKRLYFGLRVLPPNLVNLNFHQSLTEDQKLVDEGLEVNLDSYSKPHHPKWKKKVASALGIGIASGVVGGVLVRIVLCVLRGGLQQ; encoded by the coding sequence ATGAAGATTTTGGCCACTAGTTTTGCCCTTGGGAGCCTGGGGTTGGCCTTCTACCTGCCTTTGGTGGTGACTACACCTAAAACACTGGCCATCCCTGAGAAGCTGCAGGAAGCTGTGGGGAAAGTTATCATCAGTGCTACAACCTGTACGGTCACCTGTGGCCTTGGCTATAAGGAGGAGACCGTCTGTGAGGTGGGCCCTGATGGAGTGAGAAGGAAATGTCAGACTCAGCGCTTGGAATGTCTCACCAACTGGATCTGTGGGATGCTCCATTTCACCATTCTCATTGGCAAGGAATTTGAGCTTAGCTGTCTGAGTTCAGACGTCCTGGAGATTGGACAGGAAGCTTTCCGGTTCACCTGGAGACTTGCTCGAGGTATCATCTCCACTGACGACGAGGTCTTCAAACCCTTCCGAGCCAACTCTCACTTCGTGAAGTTTAAATATGCTCAGGAGTATGACTCTGGGACATACCGATGTGATGTGCAGCTGTTAAAAAACTTGAGACTTGTCAAGAGGCTCTATTTTGGGCTGAGGGTTCTTCCTCCTAACTTGGTGAACCTGAATTTCCATCAGTCACTTACTGAAGATCAGAAGTTAGTAGATGAGGGATTGGAAGTTAATCTGGACAGCTACTCCAAGCCTCACCACCCAAAGTGGAAAAAGAAGGTGGTGTCAGCCTTGGGGATAGGAATTGCCAGTGGAGTGGTTGGTGGTGTGTTGGTGAGGATTGTCCTCTGTGTGCTGAGGGGGGGCCTGCAGCAGTGA